In Mycolicibacterium gadium, the genomic window CAGCATCATCGTGATGAACGCGACCAGCGTGCCCATGGTCACCACGCCGTGCCCGGCGGCGTACGCACCGAAGCCGAGCACCACGATCAGCGTCAGGTTGGGGATGACCTCGAGCAGCGTCCAGAACTTGGCGGACACCTGGACTCTGTCGAGCTGGGTGTCGTAGAGATCGGTGACTTGCTCGTCGAACCTCTCGTAGACGTAGTCCTCGCGACCGAACGACTTCACCACCCGCAAACCCAACGCGGATTCCTCGACATGGGTGGCGACGTGGCCTGCCTGATCCTGAGCCAACCGCGACAACCGCACGTACTCCCGCTGGAAATGCAGCACGGTCGCGGCGATCGGCACGATCGACAGCAGCACGACCACACCGAGTGGCCAGTACATCGTCAGCAAAATGATGGTCACCGCGGTGATCTGAATGGTGGACAGCAGCAGGAAGACCATGCCGAACGACATGAATCGGCGAATCGTGCCGAGGTCGTTCATGATTCGCGACAGCAGCTGACCCGACTGCCAACGGCCATGGAAGATCATCGGCAGGATCTGCAGGCGGGCGTAGAGGTCCTTGCGGATGTCGGCTTCCACGCCCATGGTGGCCCGCGCGACCAGCCACCGCCGGATGAACCACAGCACCGCCTCGGAGATGCCGACGCCCATCGCCGCGGCGCCGAGCAGCCAGAGTCCCTGCTGATCCTGCTGACGCACCGGGCCGTCGATGACGGCCTTGGTCATCAGCGGGATCGCCACGGTGGCGACAAGGGAAAGGAGCGCGGTCGCGACCATCGCGATCCAGCGGACGCGGTAAGGCATGAGGTAGGGCAGGATGCGCCACAAATCCGAGCTCGCTCTGACGCGTTTGGGCGGCGGCGCAAGAGCCGGCGCCGCGCGAAGCGCGTTCGAGGAGTCAGTCACTTAGAAGATCTTCCCATTACCTGCAAACTGTTAACGTGCTGGACGCACCGTAAAACCTCAACAAACATTGAGGTCAATTGCTTCCGAACGGGTCGCCGAGAACAAACCGCACGCGTTGGAGGAAGCCGCAGCGCTCTTTTTGTCGTCCGCGTCAAAAAAGTGCCGAAGAGGCCCACGACTTGCTATCAGTCGATCGTTTCGGGGCCCGTGACGCGGCGGTGACAAGACCGTGGCTGCGGTGAGACCGCCGGACGTACGCGCCTGACACATCCCGAGGGTGCCATCAGGCAAGATTGTGGCCATGGACAGTGGAGCAGCCTCCCCACGGGTGCTCGTGGTCGACGACGACCCCGACGTGCTCGCCTCACTCGAGCGCGGACTGCGGCTCTCCGGTTTCGATGTGTCCACCGCGATCGACGGCGCCGAAGCGCTGCGCAGTGCGACGGAGACCCGCCCGGACGCGATCGTGCTCGACATCAACATGCCCGTCCTCGACGGCGTCAGCGTGGTGACCGCGCTGCGTGCGATGGACAACGACGTGCCCGTGTGTGTCCTGTCGGCGCGCAGTTCGGTCGACGACCGGGTCGCCGGTCTAGAAGCCGGCGCCGACGACTATCTCGTCAAACCGTTCGTGCTCCAGGAACTGGTGGCCCGGGTCAAGGCGCTGCTGCGCCGCCGCGGTTCCACAGCGACGTTCTCGTCCGAGACCATCCAGGTCGGCCCTCTGGAGGTCGACATCCCCGGCCGTCGCGCCCGCGTCAACGGCGTCGACGTCGACCTCACCAAGCGCGAGTTCGATCTGCTCGCCGTGCTGGCCGAGCACAAGACCGCGGTGCTGTCACGGGCTCAACTGCTCGAGCTGGTGTGGGGATACGACTTCGCCGCCGACACCAACGTCGTCGACGTCTTCATCGGATATCTGCGCCGCAAGCTCGAGGCAGGTGGCGCACCCCGGCTGCTGCACACCGTGCGTGGAGTGGGCTTCGTCCTGCGCACGCAGTAGTCCGATGAGCATTCTGACGCGCGTCTTCCGGCGGACCCCCTCACTTCGACAGCGGGTGGCGTTCACCAGCGCCATCGCCGGCGCGATCGTCGTCGTCATCGCGGGCACCGTGGTCTGGTTCGGCATCACCGACGCGTGGAACGAGCGGCTGGACCGCAGGCTCGACGAGGCGGCCGGCTTCGCGATCCCGTTCGTTCCCCGCGGGCTCGACGAGATCCCGAAG contains:
- the prrA gene encoding two-component system response regulator PrrA, giving the protein MVAMDSGAASPRVLVVDDDPDVLASLERGLRLSGFDVSTAIDGAEALRSATETRPDAIVLDINMPVLDGVSVVTALRAMDNDVPVCVLSARSSVDDRVAGLEAGADDYLVKPFVLQELVARVKALLRRRGSTATFSSETIQVGPLEVDIPGRRARVNGVDVDLTKREFDLLAVLAEHKTAVLSRAQLLELVWGYDFAADTNVVDVFIGYLRRKLEAGGAPRLLHTVRGVGFVLRTQ